One Euphorbia lathyris chromosome 1, ddEupLath1.1, whole genome shotgun sequence DNA segment encodes these proteins:
- the LOC136235438 gene encoding uncharacterized protein: MAISVSVLAAVTSLHLIAFVLAIGAERRRSHAKVMPDVYDDWTYCVYTTDASTVYGLSAFGLLLISQLLINGVTRCLCCGKGLVSGTCSTTLAIFFFILSWASFLGAEACLLGGSARNAYHTKYREIFGGDDLSCATLRKGVFAAGAALTLVSLLSSILYYWAHSRADTGGWEKHQNEGVSMTAPNYAQHHQQQGSEFGKA; encoded by the exons ATGGCTATCTCCGTCTCCGTCTTAGCCGCCGTCACTTCTCTTCACCTCATCGCCTTCGTCCTCGCCATCGGCGCCGAACGCCGCCGCAGTCAT GCAAAAGTCATGCCGGATGTCTACGATGACTGGACTTACTGTGTTTACACTACGGATGCATCCACCGTCTACGGATTGTCGGCTTTTGGGCTCTTGCTCATTAGCCAACTCTTGATTAACGGCGTTACTAGGTGTCTCTGCTGCGGTAAAGGCCTTGTCTCTGGAACTTGCTCTACCACTTTGGCCATCTTCTTCTTTATACTCTCCTG GGCAAGCTTTTTGGGAGCTGAGGCCTGCTTGTTAGGTGGGTCAGCAAGGAATGCATACCACACAAAATACAGAGAAATCTTTGGAGGTGATGATTTGTCATGTGCCACCCTACGCAAAGGCGTATTCGCTGCTGGAGCAGCTCTAACGTTGGTGTCATTGTTGAGTTCGATTCTTTACTATTGGGCTCACTCAAGAGCTGATACTGGAGGATGGGAGAAGCACCAGAACGAAGGTGTTAGCATGACTGCTCCGAATTATGCGCAGCATCATCAACAACAGGGTAGTGAATTTGGAAAAGCTTAA
- the LOC136235429 gene encoding putative glutamine amidotransferase GAT1_2.1, which yields MAVNSDLSTILPRVLIVSRRAVRKNKFVDFVGEFHLDLIVSYGAVPVIVPRVSGVHMLLESFEPINGVLLCEGEDIDPSLYDSELSGLSPEELEEIKKLHASDTAIDKEKDTIELGLAKLCLERNIPYLGICRGSQVLNVACGGTLYQDVEKEVSNKIAEEERVMHINYDDYDGHRHPVKVVENTPLHHWFNDSLADNQMEIMVNSYHHQGVKKLAQRFVPMAFAPDGLIEGYYDPDVYNPEEGKFIMGLQFHPERMRHQDTDAFDYPGCPAAYKEFVKAVIAYKKRINCVPKANKLNWELETKRKTIVRSFSIARIMYNSGRGMDFGQESELEIGAQFLEANTALSLQQENRLKQMGATVRNACAYRERLKMNEERERIARILMGKMTIGQLSDLMSFYHMMGKICSEALERKLQDTSTAVNEDIESITKFKVTSHMRFGTSWRLHVKNQQS from the exons ATGGCTGTTAATTCAGATCTCTCCACCATCCTTCCTAGGGTCCTCATCGTCTCCAGACGTGCTGTTCGCAAGAATAAATTCGTCGATTTTGTTG GTGAATTCCATCTAGATCTAATCGTCAGCTACGGCGCAGTTCCGGTAATAGTCCCCAGAGTAAGTGGAGTCCACATGTTATTGGAAAGCTTCGAGCCAATCAATGGAGTTCTCCTCTGCGAAGGGGAAGACATTGATCCATCCCTTTACGATTCAGAACTCTCCGGTTTGTCCCCGGAAGAACTTGAAGAGATTAAGAAATTGCACGCCAGCGATACTGCAATTGACAAAGAAAAAGATACGATTGAATTAGGATTGGCAAAGCTATGCCTGGAGAGAAACATTCCATACTTAGGAATCTGCAGGGGATCGCAAGTTTTAAACGTGGCGTGTGGGGGAACTCTGTATCAAGATGTAGAGAAAGAAGTGTCGAACAAAATTGCTGAGGAAGAGAGAGTAATGCACATAAATTACGATGATTATGATGGGCATCGGCATCCTGTAAAGGTTGTCGAAAACACCCCTTTACACCATTGGTTTAACGATTCATTGGCTGATAATCAAATGGAAATCATGGTTAATAGTTATCATCATCAGGGTGTGAAGAAATTAGCTCAAAGATTTGTGCCAATGGCTTTTGCTCCTGATGGTTTGATTGAAGGATATTATGATCCTGATGTTTATAATCCTGAAGAAGGTAAGTTCATTATGGGTCTCCAGTTTCATCCAGAGAGGATGCGCCACCAAGATACTGATGCTTTTGATTATCCTGGCTGTCCTGCTGCATATAAG GAATTTGTGAAAGCTGTGATTGCTTACAAGAAAAGGATCAATTGTGTGCCGAAAGCAAACAAACTCAACTGGGAATTGGAGACCAAGAGAAAGACTATTGTAAGGAGTTTTTCCATTGCTAGAATTATGTACAATTCTGGAAGAGGAATGGATTTTGGCCAAGAATCGGAGCTGGAAATTGGGGCACAATTTCTTGAG GCCAATACTGCGCTGAGCTTGCAGCAAGAGAACAGGCTGAAGCAAATGGGAGCAACAGTAAGAAATGCTTGTGCGTATAGAGAAAGATTGAAGATGAACGAGGAAAGGGAAAGAATAGCAAGAATTTTAATGGGTAAAATGACAATTGGACAATTGTCTGATCTCATGTCCTTCTATCACATGATGGGCAAAATTTGTTCCGAGGCTTTGGAGAGGAAGCTTCAAGACACTAGTACTGCTGTAAATGAGGATATTGAG AGTATAACCAAATTTAAGGTTACAAGTCACATGAGATTTGGAACAAGCTGGAGGTTACATGTGaagaaccaacaaagttaa